Proteins co-encoded in one Cytobacillus sp. NJ13 genomic window:
- a CDS encoding urea carboxylase-associated family protein: MKEVFNRGRIRDEIIIPPYEGRSALIHKGEELIIIDMEGKQVGDFVCFNYEDPNEHVSPVHMRASLSSIRLKTGDWLYSNRRRPLMQLVEDTVGKHDFFFPACDYYRYKVDFGKENHPNCHDNIAAALKKYNIHPSVIPDPINIFMNNVLDDAGDYVISEPMSKPGDYIRLKALCDVVIACTTCSQDMAPVNGFKVTPIKMQIVEAD, encoded by the coding sequence ATGAAAGAGGTTTTTAACAGGGGGAGGATCAGAGACGAAATTATTATCCCCCCTTATGAAGGAAGAAGCGCCCTGATTCACAAAGGAGAAGAGCTCATTATTATTGATATGGAAGGAAAACAGGTGGGGGATTTTGTCTGTTTTAACTATGAAGATCCCAATGAACATGTTTCACCTGTTCATATGCGTGCCTCATTAAGCAGCATTCGGCTTAAAACGGGAGATTGGCTTTACAGCAACCGCCGCCGCCCGCTGATGCAGCTAGTGGAAGACACTGTTGGAAAACATGATTTCTTCTTTCCTGCTTGTGATTATTACCGCTATAAAGTTGATTTTGGCAAGGAGAATCACCCCAATTGCCATGATAATATTGCGGCTGCCTTGAAAAAGTATAATATTCACCCTTCTGTCATTCCAGATCCCATCAATATATTTATGAATAATGTCCTTGATGATGCTGGTGATTATGTCATTAGCGAGCCTATGTCCAAGCCTGGTGATTATATAAGGCTGAAAGCATTGTGCGATGTTGTCATTGCCTGTACAACCTGTTCCCAGGACATGGCACCGGTTAATGGGTTTAAAGTGACCCCTATTAAAATGCAAATTGTGGAGGCGGATTAA
- a CDS encoding cyclase family protein gives MGVKLVDLTQEIYQGMPVFPLHQKTMIFPNISHEESEKQVGFMFATNNLLINEHGPTHSDATYEYDPNGKYIDEMPLEFFYGPAVCLDVSHIQPDRYITDRDLEAALRKSQQFIEKGDIVFLYTGHYNRSYGTDKWLTTYTGLNYQAAKWLAEKGAVNIGIDAPAIDHPDDPKYSGHLICREYGITNTENLCNLDQIAGMRFLYFGLPLRIRKGTGSPVRAVAVFIE, from the coding sequence ATGGGAGTTAAATTAGTCGATTTAACGCAGGAAATTTATCAGGGAATGCCTGTTTTTCCCCTTCATCAAAAAACAATGATCTTCCCGAATATCTCTCACGAAGAAAGTGAAAAACAAGTTGGATTTATGTTTGCAACCAATAATCTATTAATCAATGAACATGGCCCTACCCATAGCGATGCAACCTATGAATATGATCCAAACGGCAAATACATCGATGAAATGCCGCTTGAATTTTTTTATGGGCCCGCAGTTTGCCTTGATGTGTCCCACATCCAGCCTGATCGATATATTACAGACCGTGATCTCGAGGCGGCATTGCGGAAATCACAGCAATTTATTGAAAAAGGAGATATCGTTTTCCTCTATACCGGCCACTATAATCGGTCTTATGGTACAGACAAATGGCTCACCACCTATACGGGCCTGAATTATCAAGCAGCAAAATGGCTGGCTGAAAAAGGTGCGGTCAATATAGGGATCGATGCCCCGGCCATTGATCATCCGGATGATCCCAAGTATTCCGGGCACCTCATTTGCCGGGAATATGGGATAACCAATACGGAAAATCTCTGTAATCTCGATCAGATCGCAGGAATGCGATTTCTATATTTCGGACTGCCGCTCAGGATTAGAAAAGGAACGGGATCTCCAGTACGTGCTGTAGCCGTTTTCATTGAATAA